One stretch of Cohnella algarum DNA includes these proteins:
- a CDS encoding carbohydrate ABC transporter permease — MNRKLGKLVVETVAVLLSVVIFWVPLYFVAVNALKDPKEASELSMAWPSVVHLWDNVREVVTARDYMLLLAFYNSTLLTVLSIAVLIVVCAMAAFVMQRKKDRLTPWLTFFVLAGLIIPPAIVPTIWVLDGIGLFKTMTGLVMVEVALGFPFGVLLYRNFMATIPREIDEAAIMDGCGGFRLFFRMILPLLQPVTATVIVTSSVTIFNDFTNPLYFFPGSKNATVQLTLYNFMSQFVSQYNLLFMNILLITIPPLLLFLFFNKKIVAGMMAGSVKG, encoded by the coding sequence CGAAACGGTCGCGGTGCTGCTGTCCGTCGTCATTTTCTGGGTGCCGCTCTATTTCGTCGCGGTGAACGCGCTGAAGGATCCGAAGGAAGCGTCCGAGCTGAGCATGGCCTGGCCGTCCGTCGTCCATTTGTGGGACAACGTCAGGGAAGTGGTGACGGCGCGCGACTACATGCTGCTGCTGGCTTTTTACAACAGCACGCTGCTGACCGTCCTGTCGATCGCCGTCCTCATCGTCGTCTGCGCGATGGCGGCGTTCGTCATGCAGCGCAAAAAAGACCGGCTCACGCCCTGGCTTACGTTTTTCGTGCTGGCCGGCTTGATCATTCCTCCCGCGATCGTTCCGACGATCTGGGTGCTCGACGGCATCGGGCTGTTCAAGACGATGACCGGCCTGGTCATGGTCGAGGTGGCGCTCGGCTTTCCGTTCGGCGTGCTGCTGTACCGGAACTTCATGGCCACCATTCCGCGCGAAATCGACGAGGCGGCCATCATGGACGGCTGCGGCGGGTTCCGGCTGTTTTTCCGGATGATCCTTCCTCTGCTTCAGCCCGTTACCGCCACCGTGATCGTGACCTCGTCCGTTACGATTTTCAACGACTTCACGAATCCGCTCTACTTTTTCCCGGGCTCGAAAAACGCGACCGTGCAGCTGACCCTGTACAACTTCATGAGCCAGTTCGTCTCCCAGTACAACCTGCTGTTCATGAACATCCTGCTCATTACGATTCCGCCGCTCCTCCTGTTCCTGTTCTTCAACAAAAAGATCGTGGCGGGCATGATGGCCGGATCCGTAAAGGGATAA